One window of Cryobacterium arcticum genomic DNA carries:
- the def gene encoding peptide deformylase, whose translation MPERQIRLLGDPVLKTRSEPIGTIDARVRSLVEDLVDSVKLPGRAGVAASQIGVNLRAFSYNIDGDIGYILNPVIVELSGEPELVDEGCLSVPGLWYPTRRFPFARVTGIDLDGNAVELAGEGLLAQALQHETDHLDGLLYLDRLDKESRRAAMKEVRESDWF comes from the coding sequence GTGCCCGAACGCCAGATCCGCCTGCTGGGCGATCCCGTCCTCAAGACCCGCTCAGAGCCGATCGGCACGATCGACGCGCGCGTGCGGAGCCTGGTGGAGGACCTCGTCGACAGCGTGAAGCTGCCGGGCCGCGCGGGCGTCGCCGCGTCGCAGATCGGCGTCAACCTGCGGGCGTTCAGCTACAACATCGACGGCGATATCGGCTACATCCTCAACCCGGTCATCGTGGAGCTTTCGGGCGAACCGGAGCTGGTCGACGAGGGCTGCCTGTCGGTGCCCGGCCTGTGGTACCCCACGCGCCGGTTCCCGTTCGCCCGGGTCACCGGCATCGACCTCGACGGGAACGCCGTCGAGCTGGCCGGTGAGGGCCTGCTGGCCCAGGCCCTGCAGCACGAGACCGACCACCTGGACGGGCTGCTCTATCTCGACAGGCTCGACAAGGAGAGCCGGCGGGCGGCCATGAAGGAAGTCCGCGAGTCGGACTGGTTCTAG
- the pknB gene encoding Stk1 family PASTA domain-containing Ser/Thr kinase, producing MTESPTDPMIGRLIDGRYQVRSRIARGGMATVYLATDLRLERRVAIKIMHGHLADDNAFRSRFIQEARSAARLAHPNVVNVFDQGQDADIAYLVMEHLPGITLRDLLKDYGRLTPEQTMDILEAVLSGLAAAHKAGIVHRDVKPENVLLADDGRIKIGDFGLARAVNNNTATGQALLGTVAYLSPELVTRGIADARSDIYALGIMTYEMLTGEQPYVGEAPMQVAYQHANDTVPMPSLVAPGVPQELDELVLWATARDPEERPRDARVMLDQLLDVEKLVRPNDQTAMQATMVLPRSVVATSADAETQILGRAPLAAAATLIAPDPETGEVDSTDQLAGTTQKRRRRGYWLFTLIVLLAALAGGAGWYFGVGPGSEIAVPSLTSASPEEATAQLEALGLVAAPGTAYSTEIPAGLVVGTNPGDGTRVAKGSTVTVNVSQGPAPIVLPTLAGLTPDAAATAISDALAVPGTVDEIFSNTVKKGLVISATRDSDGGDVSQGGDSFEGATINYAVSLGDVTDVTGQTLEDAIDTLADQDLEGRSGPETYSETVAKGKVISAAPASGGPLRKGSVITLTVSRGPEPVEVPDVVGQGWSEAKNTLTDLGFKLSYNPGADAIAALLSVASTDPVAGTSLPKGSTITLKPTNPFG from the coding sequence GTGACCGAAAGCCCCACTGACCCCATGATCGGCCGTCTCATCGACGGCCGCTATCAGGTGCGCTCCCGGATCGCCCGCGGCGGTATGGCCACCGTGTACCTCGCCACCGACCTGCGCCTCGAGCGCCGGGTGGCGATCAAGATCATGCACGGCCACCTGGCCGACGACAACGCGTTCCGCAGCCGCTTCATCCAGGAGGCCCGCTCGGCGGCGCGCCTGGCGCACCCGAACGTTGTGAACGTCTTCGACCAGGGCCAGGACGCCGACATCGCCTACCTGGTGATGGAGCACCTGCCCGGAATCACGCTGCGCGACCTGCTCAAGGACTACGGCCGGCTCACCCCCGAGCAGACCATGGACATCCTCGAGGCCGTGCTCTCCGGCCTCGCCGCCGCCCACAAGGCCGGCATCGTGCACCGCGACGTCAAGCCGGAGAACGTGCTGCTCGCCGATGACGGCCGCATCAAGATCGGCGACTTCGGGCTGGCCCGGGCGGTGAACAACAACACCGCCACCGGCCAGGCCCTGCTGGGCACTGTCGCGTACCTCTCCCCCGAACTCGTCACCCGCGGCATCGCGGATGCCCGGAGCGATATCTACGCCCTCGGCATCATGACCTACGAGATGCTCACCGGCGAGCAGCCCTATGTCGGTGAGGCGCCCATGCAGGTGGCCTACCAGCACGCCAACGACACCGTTCCGATGCCCAGCCTGGTTGCCCCCGGCGTGCCCCAGGAACTCGACGAGCTCGTGCTGTGGGCCACGGCCCGCGACCCCGAGGAACGCCCGCGAGACGCCCGGGTGATGCTCGACCAGCTCCTCGACGTGGAAAAACTGGTGCGCCCGAACGACCAGACCGCCATGCAGGCCACCATGGTGCTGCCCCGGAGCGTCGTGGCCACCTCGGCCGACGCCGAGACGCAGATCCTCGGCCGCGCTCCCCTGGCGGCCGCGGCGACCCTGATCGCCCCCGACCCCGAGACGGGCGAGGTGGACAGCACCGATCAGCTGGCCGGCACGACTCAGAAGCGTCGCCGCCGCGGCTACTGGCTCTTCACCCTGATCGTGCTGCTGGCGGCCCTCGCGGGCGGCGCCGGCTGGTACTTCGGGGTCGGCCCCGGCTCGGAGATCGCCGTGCCCAGCCTGACCTCGGCCTCTCCGGAGGAGGCCACCGCGCAGCTGGAGGCACTCGGCCTGGTCGCAGCCCCCGGCACGGCGTACAGCACCGAGATCCCCGCCGGGCTCGTTGTCGGCACCAACCCCGGCGACGGGACCCGTGTGGCCAAGGGCAGCACGGTGACCGTCAACGTGTCACAGGGGCCCGCCCCGATCGTGCTCCCGACCCTGGCAGGCCTGACCCCTGACGCCGCCGCGACGGCGATCAGCGACGCCTTGGCTGTGCCGGGAACTGTGGACGAGATCTTCTCCAACACCGTCAAGAAGGGCCTGGTCATCTCGGCCACCCGTGACAGCGACGGCGGCGACGTCTCGCAGGGCGGCGACTCGTTCGAGGGCGCCACGATCAACTACGCGGTCTCCCTCGGCGACGTCACCGACGTCACCGGCCAGACCCTCGAGGACGCCATCGACACCCTCGCCGACCAGGACCTCGAGGGCCGTTCAGGGCCTGAGACCTACAGTGAGACCGTGGCAAAGGGCAAGGTCATCTCGGCCGCGCCGGCCAGTGGCGGGCCGCTCCGGAAGGGCTCGGTCATCACGCTCACGGTCTCCCGCGGTCCCGAGCCCGTCGAGGTCCCCGATGTGGTCGGACAGGGCTGGTCCGAGGCCAAGAACACGCTGACCGACCTCGGCTTCAAGCTGAGCTACAACCCCGGCGCGGACGCCATCGCGGCCCTGCTGAGCGTCGCCTCGACCGACCCTGTCGCCGGAACCTCGCTGCCCAAGGGCAGCACAATCACGCTCAAGCCGACGAACCCGTTCGGCTAG
- a CDS encoding MinD/ParA family ATP-binding protein, whose translation MTDKRTDDAYPHDEGDGELTPAPASARAAGAAGTSVRAGDEYHSELPPHTFDNLAAALPESLGVPLGDGSRPVSAASSAPSSALTRGSGRPAGTARTAGDPSAHAHPGTHTIEIVTPQPARELAVPVGASGTAAAALSLGTGPTGAPTGSRRERTRTDTVAPESASMLTSDRLLEVNRRTRRAPQGSWNRFVYSASLHLINLGDSAAVRAHQAMDERIRKQFEGGARFVPVLTRKGGVGKTTVTALMGMALADAREDRIIAVDANPDRGTLSERVTKQTRSTVRDVVTKAASIGGFTDFSALVSRDETRLDILASDTDPLLSEAFDENDYNVVADLAARFYSIVLTDCGTGIVHSVMRATLQRADSIVIVSGGSVDEARLASETLTWLEANGYGDLVRNAVVALNTATQGTNLVKLEEIESHFRSRVREIVRIPYDPQLAAGSVVSYKDLKPITRLAARTLAALVVEGLPAERRA comes from the coding sequence GTGACAGATAAACGGACAGACGATGCCTATCCGCACGACGAGGGTGACGGCGAGCTGACCCCGGCTCCGGCTTCGGCCAGGGCCGCGGGCGCCGCCGGCACCTCGGTGCGGGCCGGCGACGAGTATCACAGCGAACTCCCGCCGCACACCTTCGACAACCTCGCGGCGGCCCTGCCCGAGAGCCTGGGGGTGCCCCTCGGCGACGGGTCGCGGCCCGTGTCGGCGGCTTCCTCTGCGCCGTCGTCCGCGCTGACCCGCGGATCCGGGCGGCCCGCCGGAACGGCCCGGACGGCCGGTGACCCGTCGGCGCATGCCCACCCCGGCACACACACCATCGAGATCGTCACCCCGCAGCCCGCGCGCGAGCTGGCCGTTCCCGTCGGAGCCAGCGGCACCGCCGCCGCGGCGCTCTCGCTCGGCACCGGTCCGACCGGTGCGCCCACCGGCAGCCGGCGCGAACGCACCCGCACCGACACCGTCGCCCCGGAGTCCGCGTCGATGCTCACCTCTGACCGGTTGCTCGAGGTCAACCGGCGCACCCGGCGCGCCCCCCAGGGCAGCTGGAACCGGTTCGTCTACAGCGCCTCCCTGCACCTGATCAACCTGGGTGACTCCGCCGCTGTGCGCGCTCACCAGGCCATGGACGAACGTATCCGCAAGCAGTTCGAGGGCGGCGCCCGCTTCGTACCGGTCCTCACCCGCAAGGGCGGCGTGGGCAAGACCACGGTCACCGCGCTCATGGGCATGGCCCTCGCCGACGCCCGCGAGGACCGGATCATCGCCGTCGACGCCAACCCCGACCGCGGCACGCTCTCCGAACGAGTGACGAAGCAGACCAGGTCCACCGTGCGCGACGTCGTCACCAAGGCCGCGTCCATCGGCGGCTTCACCGACTTCTCCGCTCTGGTGTCCCGGGACGAGACCCGGCTGGACATCCTCGCCAGCGACACCGACCCGCTGCTCTCCGAGGCGTTCGACGAGAACGACTACAACGTCGTCGCCGACCTCGCGGCCCGGTTCTATTCGATCGTGCTCACCGACTGCGGCACCGGCATCGTGCACTCCGTCATGCGGGCCACCCTGCAGCGGGCCGATTCCATCGTCATCGTCTCCGGCGGCAGCGTCGACGAGGCACGACTGGCGTCGGAGACCCTCACCTGGCTGGAGGCCAACGGCTACGGCGACCTGGTGCGCAACGCCGTGGTGGCCCTGAACACGGCCACGCAGGGCACCAACCTGGTCAAGCTCGAGGAGATCGAGTCGCACTTCAGGTCCCGCGTGCGCGAGATCGTGCGGATCCCGTACGACCCGCAGCTGGCCGCCGGCAGTGTCGTGTCCTACAAGGACCTCAAGCCGATCACGCGGCTGGCCGCCCGCACCCTGGCCGCCCTGGTCGTGGAAGGTCTGCCCGCCGAGCGACGCGCCTGA
- a CDS encoding ROK family glucokinase, which yields MHAIGIDIGGTKIAGALVDEFGTIIKSDRRPTEAADPREIEDAVVEMIEGLSAGEDVVAAGVAAAGFIDAAQSTVYYAPNINWRNEPLREKLESRLSVPIIIENDANAAGWAEFCFGAGRLYSDMVTLTIGTGVGGAIVSRDKLFRGGFGVGAELGHMRVVPDGLPCGCGAHGCIEQYGSGRALLRIANEFADAGGIGLGLAASRAKRGKLTGKDVGRFIQDGDPGALAALRQLGASLGQACASLAAVLDPQVFVFGGGVAAAGELLLEPIRSAYLDNLPARGYHPEAEFAIAELVNDAGVVGAADLARRHVTGE from the coding sequence GTGCACGCCATTGGGATTGACATCGGCGGGACCAAGATCGCCGGTGCCCTCGTCGACGAATTCGGAACCATCATCAAGTCGGACCGCCGCCCCACCGAGGCCGCGGATCCGCGTGAGATCGAGGACGCCGTCGTCGAGATGATCGAAGGACTCTCCGCGGGTGAAGATGTCGTCGCCGCGGGTGTGGCCGCCGCCGGGTTCATCGACGCCGCTCAGTCGACGGTCTACTACGCCCCCAACATCAACTGGCGCAACGAGCCGTTGCGCGAGAAGCTCGAGTCCCGCCTGTCGGTTCCCATCATCATCGAGAACGACGCCAACGCGGCCGGCTGGGCCGAGTTCTGCTTCGGCGCCGGCCGGCTCTACAGCGACATGGTGACCCTCACCATCGGCACCGGCGTCGGCGGGGCCATCGTCTCTCGCGACAAGCTCTTCCGTGGCGGCTTCGGTGTGGGCGCCGAGCTGGGCCACATGCGCGTCGTGCCCGACGGACTGCCCTGCGGCTGCGGCGCGCACGGCTGCATCGAACAGTACGGCTCCGGACGTGCCCTGCTGCGCATCGCCAACGAATTCGCGGATGCCGGCGGCATCGGGCTGGGCCTGGCAGCGTCGCGCGCCAAGCGCGGCAAGCTCACCGGCAAGGATGTCGGCCGCTTCATCCAGGACGGCGATCCCGGTGCCCTGGCGGCGCTCCGCCAGCTCGGCGCCTCGCTCGGGCAGGCCTGCGCGAGCCTGGCCGCGGTCCTCGACCCGCAGGTCTTCGTCTTCGGCGGCGGCGTGGCCGCGGCCGGCGAGCTGCTGCTCGAGCCCATCCGCAGCGCCTACCTCGACAACCTGCCGGCCCGTGGCTACCACCCGGAGGCCGAATTCGCCATCGCCGAGTTGGTCAACGATGCCGGCGTCGTCGGCGCCGCCGATCTCGCCCGCCGACACGTCACCGGTGAGTAG
- a CDS encoding class II 3-deoxy-7-phosphoheptulonate synthase produces the protein MADTSVINGLDYWRTLPIKQQPAWPDADAVAAASAELATQPPLVFAGEVDILRDRLAQAARGEAFLLQGGDCAETFSGATAEQIRNRVKTVLQMAVVLTYGASMPVVKMGRMAGQFAKPRSSDFETRGDVTLPAYRGDIVNGYDFTPESREADPDRLVKAYHTSASTLNLIRAFTQGGFADLRQVHSWNQGFAKNPANQRYEGLAKDIDRAIKFMIACGADFEAMRRTEFYTSHEGLLMDYERPMTRIDSRTGTPYNTSAHFVWIGERTREIDGAHVDFLSRVRNPIGVKLGPSTSIDDMLRLIDKLDPDREPGRLTFITRMGAGKIRDALPPLLEAIKASDATPLWVTDPMHGNGVTTPTGYKTRRFDDVVDEVKGFFEAHRAVGTHPGGIHVELTGDDVTECLGGSEHIDEAALATRYESLCDPRLNHMQSLELAFLVAEELAAR, from the coding sequence ATGGCAGACACATCTGTAATCAACGGGCTGGACTATTGGCGCACCCTTCCCATCAAGCAGCAGCCGGCCTGGCCGGATGCCGACGCCGTGGCCGCCGCCTCCGCCGAGCTGGCCACCCAGCCGCCGTTGGTCTTCGCCGGCGAGGTCGACATCCTGCGCGACCGCCTGGCCCAGGCTGCCCGTGGCGAGGCCTTCCTGCTGCAGGGCGGCGACTGTGCCGAGACCTTCAGCGGCGCCACGGCAGAGCAGATCCGCAACCGGGTCAAGACCGTGCTGCAGATGGCCGTCGTCCTCACCTACGGCGCCTCCATGCCCGTCGTGAAGATGGGCCGTATGGCCGGCCAGTTCGCCAAGCCGCGCTCGAGCGACTTCGAGACCCGCGGCGACGTGACCCTGCCCGCCTACCGCGGCGACATCGTGAACGGCTACGACTTCACGCCGGAGTCCCGCGAGGCCGACCCCGACCGCTTGGTCAAGGCGTACCACACGAGCGCCTCCACCCTCAATCTGATCCGTGCGTTCACGCAGGGCGGCTTCGCCGACCTCCGCCAGGTGCACAGCTGGAACCAGGGCTTCGCGAAGAACCCCGCCAACCAGCGCTACGAGGGCCTGGCCAAGGACATCGACCGCGCCATCAAGTTCATGATCGCCTGTGGCGCCGACTTCGAGGCCATGCGCCGCACGGAGTTCTACACCAGCCACGAGGGTCTGCTGATGGACTACGAGCGCCCCATGACGCGCATCGACTCCCGCACCGGCACGCCGTACAACACCTCGGCGCACTTCGTCTGGATCGGGGAGCGCACCCGCGAGATCGACGGCGCCCACGTGGACTTCCTCTCCCGCGTGCGCAACCCCATCGGCGTCAAGCTCGGCCCGAGCACCTCGATCGACGACATGCTGCGCCTGATCGACAAGCTCGACCCCGACCGCGAACCCGGCCGGCTGACCTTCATCACCCGGATGGGCGCCGGCAAGATCCGCGACGCCCTGCCGCCGCTGCTCGAGGCCATCAAGGCCAGCGACGCGACACCGCTCTGGGTCACCGACCCCATGCACGGCAACGGCGTCACCACGCCCACCGGGTACAAGACCCGTCGCTTCGACGACGTCGTCGACGAGGTCAAGGGCTTCTTCGAGGCGCACCGCGCGGTGGGCACCCACCCGGGCGGCATCCACGTCGAACTCACGGGAGACGACGTCACCGAATGCCTCGGCGGCTCCGAGCACATCGACGAGGCCGCTCTGGCGACCCGGTACGAGTCGCTCTGTGACCCGCGCCTGAACCACATGCAGTCCCTGGAACTCGCGTTCCTGGTGGCCGAGGAGCTGGCTGCCCGCTAG
- a CDS encoding lysophospholipid acyltransferase family protein codes for MFYWFMKNIVAGPLLLGLFRPWVIGLDNIPKEGGVVLASNHLSFIDSVFLPLVVPRRVVFLAKSEYFTGTGLKGWATRQFFKATGQLPIDRSGGKASEDSLNTGLAVLNAGGALGIYPEGTRSPDARMYRGRTGVARMVLEAGVPVVPVAMIDTEKAMPTGTRIPKVRRIGIVIGKPLDFSRFEGMEGDRFVLRSVTDELMYELRRLSTQEYVDVYATSVKEKRASLSR; via the coding sequence ATGTTCTACTGGTTCATGAAGAATATTGTCGCGGGCCCGCTCCTGCTCGGCCTGTTCCGGCCCTGGGTGATCGGGCTCGACAACATCCCCAAAGAGGGCGGCGTGGTGCTCGCGAGCAATCATCTGTCCTTCATCGACTCGGTCTTCCTGCCGCTCGTCGTGCCGCGCCGGGTCGTGTTCCTGGCCAAGAGCGAGTACTTCACGGGGACGGGCCTCAAGGGATGGGCCACCCGGCAGTTCTTCAAAGCCACCGGACAGCTGCCCATCGACCGCTCCGGCGGCAAGGCCTCCGAAGACTCCCTCAACACCGGGCTCGCGGTCCTGAACGCCGGGGGAGCCCTCGGCATCTACCCCGAGGGCACTCGCAGCCCGGACGCGCGCATGTACCGCGGCCGCACGGGCGTGGCCCGGATGGTGCTCGAGGCGGGCGTCCCCGTCGTGCCCGTTGCCATGATCGACACCGAGAAGGCCATGCCCACCGGCACCCGGATCCCCAAGGTGCGACGCATCGGCATCGTGATCGGCAAGCCGCTGGACTTCAGCCGGTTCGAGGGAATGGAGGGCGACAGGTTCGTGTTGCGCTCCGTGACGGACGAGCTGATGTACGAACTGCGCCGCCTCAGCACGCAGGAATATGTCGACGTCTATGCCACCAGCGTCAAGGAGAAGCGCGCCAGCCTTTCACGCTAG
- a CDS encoding AMP-dependent synthetase/ligase — MKQFDEPAVVPADPNANVTDLLVDRLALTPHSVLFSRPDQGGWLPVTTMEFHAEVVALAKGLVASGVQPGDKIGLTCKTRYEWTLIDFAVWFAGAILVPVYETSSPSQIQWILSDSGATALIVETADHFARFDEVHPDLPGVETVWQIDLGDLDKLASRGVDVPDAEIERRRSLAVGSDMATLIYTSGSTGRPKGCVLSHSNFVETSRNAGIALKPVLTDPEGASTLLFITTAHVFARFISVLCVHGGVRVGHQPDTRQLLPSLGSFKPTFLLAVPRVFEKVYNSAEQKAEAGGKGKIFEAASEVAVEHSKLVEAGERIPLGMKIKFALFDRLVYSKLRAAMGGKVKYAVSGSAPLGAHLGHFFHSLGIVILEGYGLTETTAPATVNLATKSKIGTVGPALPGVSVRVMDDGEIEVKGVNVFTEYWHNPEATAAAFDDGWLKTGDIGALDSEGFLSITGRKKEIIVTAGGKNVAPAALEDPIRSNPLVGQVVVVGDQKPFIAALVTLDPEMLPVWLKNNHEDAGLSLMDASVHPKVLAEVQRAIDHANETVSRAESIRKFVVLPIELTEAAGYLTPKMSIKRDVILRDFAAEIQNLYGANPVTAAVPVRTNAQD; from the coding sequence GTGAAACAGTTCGATGAGCCCGCCGTCGTCCCCGCCGACCCGAACGCGAATGTCACCGACCTGCTGGTCGACCGCCTCGCCCTGACCCCGCACTCCGTGCTGTTCTCCCGCCCGGACCAGGGCGGATGGCTGCCGGTCACCACCATGGAGTTCCACGCCGAGGTCGTCGCCCTCGCCAAGGGCCTCGTCGCCTCCGGTGTCCAACCGGGCGACAAGATCGGCTTGACCTGCAAGACCCGGTACGAGTGGACGTTGATCGACTTCGCCGTCTGGTTCGCCGGCGCGATCCTGGTCCCGGTCTACGAGACCAGCTCACCCAGCCAGATCCAGTGGATCCTCAGCGACTCGGGAGCAACGGCGCTCATCGTGGAGACTGCGGACCACTTCGCCCGGTTCGACGAAGTGCACCCTGACCTGCCCGGCGTCGAGACGGTCTGGCAGATCGACCTCGGCGACCTCGACAAGCTCGCCTCCCGCGGCGTCGACGTTCCGGATGCCGAGATCGAACGCCGCCGCAGCCTGGCGGTCGGCTCGGACATGGCCACCCTCATCTACACCTCCGGTTCCACCGGGCGCCCCAAGGGCTGCGTGCTCAGCCACAGCAACTTCGTGGAGACCAGCCGCAACGCCGGGATCGCGCTCAAGCCGGTGCTCACCGACCCTGAGGGCGCATCCACGCTGCTGTTCATCACCACCGCCCACGTCTTCGCCCGCTTCATCTCGGTGCTCTGCGTGCACGGCGGCGTGCGGGTCGGCCACCAGCCGGACACCCGGCAGCTGCTGCCGTCGCTAGGGAGCTTCAAGCCCACCTTCCTGCTGGCCGTTCCGCGGGTGTTCGAGAAGGTCTACAACTCCGCCGAGCAGAAGGCCGAAGCCGGTGGCAAGGGCAAGATCTTCGAGGCCGCGTCGGAGGTCGCCGTCGAGCACTCCAAGCTCGTCGAGGCCGGCGAACGAATCCCGCTGGGCATGAAGATCAAGTTCGCCCTCTTCGACAGGCTCGTCTACAGCAAGCTCCGAGCCGCCATGGGCGGCAAGGTCAAGTACGCCGTGTCGGGGTCCGCGCCGCTCGGCGCGCACCTGGGCCATTTCTTCCACAGCCTGGGCATCGTCATCCTGGAGGGCTACGGCCTCACGGAGACCACGGCGCCTGCGACCGTGAACCTGGCCACCAAGTCGAAGATCGGCACCGTCGGACCGGCACTTCCGGGTGTGTCGGTGCGGGTCATGGATGACGGTGAGATCGAGGTGAAGGGCGTCAACGTCTTCACCGAGTACTGGCACAACCCCGAGGCCACGGCCGCCGCGTTCGACGACGGCTGGCTGAAGACCGGGGACATCGGCGCCCTCGACTCCGAGGGTTTCCTCTCGATCACCGGGCGAAAGAAAGAGATCATCGTGACCGCCGGCGGCAAGAACGTCGCCCCGGCCGCGCTGGAGGACCCCATCCGGTCCAACCCGCTGGTCGGTCAGGTCGTGGTAGTCGGCGACCAGAAGCCGTTCATCGCGGCCCTCGTCACGCTCGACCCCGAGATGCTGCCGGTCTGGCTGAAAAACAACCACGAAGACGCGGGCCTGTCGCTCATGGACGCGTCGGTGCACCCCAAGGTGCTGGCCGAGGTGCAGCGCGCCATCGACCACGCCAACGAGACGGTGTCGCGGGCCGAATCGATCCGGAAGTTCGTGGTGCTGCCCATCGAGCTCACCGAGGCCGCCGGGTACCTCACCCCCAAGATGAGCATCAAGCGCGACGTGATCCTGCGCGACTTCGCCGCCGAGATCCAGAACCTCTACGGGGCCAATCCGGTCACAGCGGCGGTGCCGGTGCGCACGAACGCCCAGGACTAG
- a CDS encoding Rv2175c family DNA-binding protein, whose protein sequence is MTDSSSAPQQSVPSSTPEWYSIPDLVEVLGISHSRVRQLIEDKHLLAIRRDGKVSVPASFIREGAPVGELRGTLIVLSDDGFTDEQAMEWLLEVDDSLGVPPIDALLAGRKAEVRRVAQALA, encoded by the coding sequence GTGACCGATTCGTCTTCCGCTCCACAGCAGTCCGTTCCTTCCTCCACCCCCGAGTGGTACTCCATCCCCGACCTCGTCGAGGTCCTCGGGATCAGCCACAGCCGGGTGCGCCAGCTCATCGAAGACAAGCACCTTCTCGCGATCCGTCGCGACGGCAAGGTCAGCGTCCCGGCGTCCTTCATTCGTGAGGGAGCACCGGTGGGTGAGCTTCGCGGCACGCTGATCGTGCTCTCCGATGACGGCTTCACCGACGAGCAGGCCATGGAATGGCTGCTCGAGGTGGACGACAGCCTCGGCGTTCCCCCCATCGACGCACTCCTGGCCGGACGCAAGGCCGAGGTTCGCCGAGTGGCGCAGGCCCTGGCCTGA
- a CDS encoding muramidase family protein: MPVRASKIESGTVTADSPGADSPVESAVVRPAARRRPAKTGARRSWGAVASIPLVLVSTVAIVFNLASPAQAATALKKPLKTRTTLPQAAVKPVQTVRPATSTPAPNQYTVVDGDTISAIAGKFGLSTASVLALNGLGWSAVIFPGQVLTLSTSPVTAAAAPAAVASELTRYTIRSGDTLSGIAAANGVSADAVFRANGLGRDSIIFPGQVIVLPAAGSSAVAGGPQVSLASATSASTGSHTVVSGDTVDKVAGAAGVSVQAVLEANGLGWSSVIHPGQVLKIPGSAPVLDAAPAVVVTPTATVAPAATAVRETVTPLTSEMAANARLIIAVGRQAGANDAALVVALAAAAQESGLRNINYGDRDSLGLFQQRPSSGWGTAEQVMDAERASRAFFGGPVNPNAGVTRGLLDIPNWQSMTVTQAAQAVQISAYPDLYANWEASARSWLAELG; this comes from the coding sequence ATGCCGGTCAGAGCCAGCAAAATCGAATCGGGGACGGTCACCGCCGACTCCCCCGGTGCTGACTCCCCCGTCGAGTCGGCGGTCGTGCGCCCCGCAGCACGACGCCGACCGGCGAAGACCGGTGCGCGGCGCTCCTGGGGAGCGGTGGCGAGCATCCCCCTGGTCCTCGTGAGCACCGTGGCCATCGTGTTCAACCTGGCGTCACCCGCCCAGGCGGCCACTGCCCTGAAGAAGCCGTTGAAGACCCGCACGACGCTGCCCCAGGCGGCGGTCAAGCCGGTCCAGACCGTGCGCCCGGCGACGTCGACCCCGGCTCCGAACCAGTACACGGTCGTCGACGGCGACACCATCAGCGCCATCGCGGGCAAGTTCGGTCTCTCGACGGCGTCCGTCCTCGCGCTCAACGGCCTGGGCTGGAGCGCGGTCATCTTCCCCGGCCAGGTCCTCACGCTCTCCACCTCCCCGGTGACGGCAGCGGCCGCCCCGGCGGCGGTCGCCAGCGAACTCACTCGCTACACGATCCGTTCCGGCGACACCCTCAGCGGGATCGCGGCCGCCAACGGCGTGAGCGCCGATGCCGTCTTCCGTGCCAACGGTCTGGGCCGCGACAGCATCATCTTCCCCGGCCAGGTCATCGTGCTCCCGGCGGCCGGATCGTCCGCCGTGGCCGGTGGACCCCAGGTCTCGCTCGCTTCCGCCACGTCGGCGTCGACCGGCAGCCACACCGTGGTCTCCGGCGACACCGTCGACAAGGTGGCCGGCGCCGCCGGCGTCTCGGTGCAGGCGGTCCTCGAGGCCAACGGCCTGGGCTGGTCGAGCGTCATCCACCCCGGCCAGGTCTTGAAGATCCCCGGTTCGGCGCCCGTGCTGGACGCCGCACCCGCCGTTGTCGTCACCCCGACCGCGACCGTCGCGCCTGCGGCCACGGCCGTGCGCGAAACCGTCACCCCCCTGACCTCGGAGATGGCCGCGAACGCGCGGCTGATCATCGCCGTCGGACGCCAGGCCGGAGCCAACGACGCCGCCCTGGTCGTCGCCCTGGCCGCGGCCGCCCAGGAGTCCGGCCTGCGCAACATCAACTACGGCGACCGCGACTCACTCGGACTCTTCCAGCAGCGGCCGAGCTCCGGCTGGGGAACCGCCGAGCAGGTCATGGATGCCGAGCGCGCCAGCCGTGCCTTCTTCGGCGGCCCGGTCAACCCCAACGCCGGTGTCACCCGCGGGCTGCTGGACATCCCGAATTGGCAGAGCATGACGGTCACCCAGGCGGCCCAGGCCGTGCAGATCTCCGCCTACCCCGACCTCTACGCCAATTGGGAGGCTTCTGCCAGGAGCTGGCTCGCCGAACTCGGCTGA